GCCATCGCCGGCCTCGTCATCAGCGTCGCAAGCTTCAGCATGAAGGATCTGATGATCGGCGACGTCGTGTTCTGGGCCGGCGGCGTCTTTGCCGCCATCGCGCTGGTCTACTACTTTTTCCAGCCATCGCACGGCCTGCCGACCAAGCGGAAATGACCGCCATCGGCCGGGGGGTTGCCTGAGCGGGCCGAGCGATTATGTTCGGCTCGCCGATTTCTTCCAGCCATGAGCCTGACATGTCCTTCCCGCATTTCGCGTTGACCCGCCGTCGCCTGATCGCCGCCGCCGCCTGCGGCGCCCTCGTCCTCGCCGCCGCGCCGGCGATGGCCGACAAAGCCGGCTCCGGCTCGGTTTCCGTGATGGAGCTGATGGCGCCCAACGCTTTGCCCGACATCGTCGAGGGCGACGCCAATGCGCCGGTCACGATCGTCGAATACGCCTCGATGACCTGCAGCCATTGCGCGGCCTTCCATCACGAGGTCTATCCGACGCTCAAGAAGAATTACATCGACACGGGCAAGGTGAAATTCATCCTGCGGGAATTCCCGCTCGATCCGCTGGCGACGGCGGCCTTCATGCTGGCGCGCGAGATGGGCGACAAGCGCGACGCCGTGGTCGATCTGCTGTTCGCGCAGCAGAAGAACTGGGCCTTCGTCGACAAGCCGCTCGACGGTCTCGCCACCGTGCTGAAACAGGCGGGTCTCGGTCAGGAGAAATTCGAGACCGTTCTCAAGGATCAGGATCTCTACAAGAAGGTGACCGACGTGCGCGCCCGCGCCGCCGACAAGTTCGGCGTGAATTCGACGCCGACCTTCTTCGTCAATGGCGAGAAATATACGGGCGAGATCACCGTCGCCGATATCGACAAGATCATCGCCGCGAAGACGCCGGCGAAGTAAGGGGCGCGGGAAGACCCCCTCCCTAACCCTCCCCCGCTTGCGCGGGAGAGGGGATGCTCACAATCAGCATTGACGATCTGACTCCCTCTCCCGCGCAGCGGGGGAGGGGTGGGGAGGGGGCTTCTCCGCCCCCGCCATTTCTCGATTTTAACCGGCGACGGCCCCGCCGCGCGCGCGCCAACCACCCGTTCCCGGCGCATAATGGCGGACGTCCTTGCGGCCCGCCTGCATCGCCTGCGACAGCGCCTTCGCCGAACGGCCGCCGGCCTGGCAGATGATGACGCAATCGCCCTTCGGCAGCTTCGCCGGATCGAACTGCGACAGCGGCAGATTTTTCGCGCCCGGCACATGACCGGCCGCATATTCACTCGGCTCGCGCACATCGACGATGGCGCAGGAGCCGTCCTTCACAACGCGGACGAACTCGTCGTGCTCGATGGTCGGCGCAGCGGCGCCGACGCCGGCGAGTTTCGACATCAGACCTGAGAACATGCTTCTTCCTTTCGCTTCGCTCAGCCCGCCGCGGGCGGAGCGGTTTTTTCGGCGTCGAACTGCGCGAAGGCCGCGAGCGCATGGCTCGCGTACATCACGG
The DNA window shown above is from Methylocystis echinoides and carries:
- a CDS encoding DsbA family protein: MSFPHFALTRRRLIAAAACGALVLAAAPAMADKAGSGSVSVMELMAPNALPDIVEGDANAPVTIVEYASMTCSHCAAFHHEVYPTLKKNYIDTGKVKFILREFPLDPLATAAFMLAREMGDKRDAVVDLLFAQQKNWAFVDKPLDGLATVLKQAGLGQEKFETVLKDQDLYKKVTDVRARAADKFGVNSTPTFFVNGEKYTGEITVADIDKIIAAKTPAK
- a CDS encoding rhodanese-like domain-containing protein; protein product: MFSGLMSKLAGVGAAAPTIEHDEFVRVVKDGSCAIVDVREPSEYAAGHVPGAKNLPLSQFDPAKLPKGDCVIICQAGGRSAKALSQAMQAGRKDVRHYAPGTGGWRARGGAVAG